In Tsuneonella amylolytica, one genomic interval encodes:
- a CDS encoding ubiquinol-cytochrome C chaperone family protein: MSLLDRLFAAKPDPREALRPLYGEVVAEARRPEWYRDGGVADTVPGRFDMVSAALAAVLARMDRDGGLKRESALLTELFVHDMDGQLREMGIGDIVVGKHVGKLMGAMGGRFDAYRDGLVSGGEALEQAVARNVNFGERGDPALVARRLSDWAARLDRTTDAALLEGNVAP, translated from the coding sequence ATGAGCCTCCTCGATCGCCTGTTCGCAGCCAAGCCCGACCCTCGCGAAGCCTTGCGCCCGCTGTACGGAGAGGTCGTGGCGGAGGCGCGCCGCCCCGAATGGTACCGCGACGGCGGCGTAGCCGATACCGTGCCCGGCCGGTTCGACATGGTGAGCGCGGCGCTTGCAGCCGTGCTCGCGCGGATGGACCGCGACGGCGGGCTGAAACGCGAATCGGCGCTGCTGACCGAACTGTTCGTCCACGACATGGACGGCCAGCTGCGCGAGATGGGCATCGGCGACATCGTCGTCGGCAAGCACGTCGGCAAGCTGATGGGCGCGATGGGCGGGCGGTTCGACGCCTACCGAGACGGGCTGGTCTCCGGCGGCGAGGCGCTGGAACAAGCGGTCGCGCGCAACGTCAACTTCGGCGAGCGCGGCGACCCGGCGTTGGTCGCGCGGCGGCTGTCGGACTGGGCCGCGCGGCTCGATCGCACAA
- a CDS encoding outer membrane protein assembly factor BamE: MTVLRPQILATGAILAAALAMGGCASIRENRGFIADPTLVASVQPGIDNRQSVEATLGHPSFESQFGTPTWYYVSSTTGRRPFVRPEIDTHQVLAVQFDAAGNVASVEKSGLDKVVYLSPDGDSTPTVGRERGFFEDLFGNIGTVGAPTQQGTGPNGS, translated from the coding sequence ATGACGGTACTCCGCCCCCAGATCCTGGCCACTGGCGCGATCCTCGCCGCGGCGCTCGCGATGGGGGGCTGCGCCTCGATCCGCGAGAATCGGGGCTTCATCGCCGATCCGACGCTCGTCGCGTCGGTGCAGCCGGGCATCGACAACCGCCAGTCGGTCGAAGCGACGCTGGGCCACCCCAGCTTCGAAAGCCAGTTCGGCACGCCGACTTGGTACTACGTGTCGTCCACCACCGGACGCCGCCCGTTCGTGCGGCCAGAGATCGACACCCACCAGGTGCTGGCGGTGCAGTTCGACGCGGCCGGCAACGTCGCCTCGGTCGAGAAGAGCGGCCTCGACAAGGTCGTCTACCTGAGCCCCGACGGCGACAGCACGCCGACGGTGGGCCGCGAGCGCGGCTTCTTCGAGGATCTGTTCGGCAACATCGGCACGGTCGGCGCTCCCACCCAGCAGGGCACCGGCCCCAACGGTTCGTGA
- the hslV gene encoding ATP-dependent protease subunit HslV produces MDERHSASRDSWGLTPWHGTTIIGVKREGKTVVAGDGQVSMGNTVMKPNARKVRRIGKDGAVVAGFAGATADAFTLFERLEKKLEQYSGQLMRAAVELAKDWRTDKYLRNLEALMIVADKDTLLVLTGNGDVLEPEGGIAAIGSGGNYALAAARALSDYENDAEKIARRAMAVAADVCVFTNDQVTLETV; encoded by the coding sequence ATGGACGAGAGACATTCCGCAAGCCGCGATTCTTGGGGTCTGACCCCGTGGCACGGCACCACGATCATCGGCGTCAAGCGCGAGGGCAAGACGGTCGTCGCAGGCGACGGCCAAGTGTCGATGGGCAACACCGTGATGAAGCCTAACGCTCGCAAGGTCCGCCGCATCGGCAAGGACGGCGCGGTCGTGGCGGGCTTCGCCGGAGCCACCGCCGACGCCTTCACCCTGTTCGAACGACTCGAGAAGAAGCTGGAGCAGTACAGCGGTCAGCTGATGCGCGCCGCGGTCGAGCTTGCCAAGGACTGGCGCACCGACAAGTACCTGCGCAACCTCGAGGCGCTGATGATCGTCGCTGACAAGGACACGCTGCTGGTGCTGACCGGTAACGGCGACGTGCTGGAGCCCGAGGGCGGTATCGCCGCGATCGGCAGCGGCGGCAACTACGCGCTCGCCGCGGCCCGCGCTCTGTCCGACTACGAAAACGATGCGGAAAAGATCGCCCGTCGCGCGATGGCCGTCGCGGCCGATGTCTGCGTGTTCACCAACGACCAGGTCACCCTGGAAACCGTCTGA
- the hslU gene encoding ATP-dependent protease ATPase subunit HslU produces the protein MEKLTPKAIVAALDEHIIGQADAKRAVAVALRNRWRRQQLGPELRDEVTPKNILMIGPTGCGKTEISRRLAKLAEAPFVKVEATKFTEVGYVGRDVEQIARDLVEEAIRLEKDRRREAVREAASKAAMDRLLKALVGENASEATREAFRQRITDNSMNDTEVEIEVEDAPSMPFDMGGMGGPGSLGVGMINLSDMFGKAIGKSNLKRRKLKVPDAWDKLVDEEAEKRMDQDDVARVALANAETNGIVFLDEIDKIAVSDVRGGSVSREGVQRDLLPLIEGTTVSTKYGPMKTDHVLFIASGAFHLAKPSDMLPELQGRLPIRVELRALTEEDFVRILGETRANLVAQYKALLGTEKVTVDITPDAIAEVAKIAAQVNESVENIGARRLQTVMEKLLEELSFEAEDHTGETVTVDAAYVRERLSDLAGDSDLSKYIL, from the coding sequence ATGGAAAAACTGACACCGAAGGCGATCGTCGCCGCGCTCGACGAGCATATCATCGGCCAGGCCGACGCCAAGCGCGCGGTCGCCGTCGCGCTGCGCAACCGCTGGCGCCGCCAGCAACTGGGCCCCGAGCTGCGCGACGAGGTGACGCCCAAGAACATCCTGATGATCGGGCCCACGGGCTGCGGCAAGACCGAGATCAGCCGCCGACTGGCAAAGCTCGCCGAAGCGCCGTTCGTGAAGGTCGAGGCGACCAAGTTCACCGAAGTCGGCTACGTCGGCCGCGATGTCGAGCAGATCGCCCGCGACCTCGTGGAAGAGGCGATCCGGCTCGAGAAGGACCGCCGCCGCGAAGCGGTGCGCGAGGCGGCGAGCAAGGCCGCGATGGACCGGCTGCTCAAGGCGCTCGTCGGCGAGAATGCCAGCGAGGCTACCCGCGAGGCGTTCCGCCAGCGCATCACCGACAACTCGATGAACGACACCGAGGTCGAGATCGAGGTGGAGGATGCGCCCAGCATGCCATTCGACATGGGCGGAATGGGCGGCCCGGGATCGCTTGGGGTCGGCATGATCAACCTCAGCGACATGTTCGGCAAGGCGATTGGCAAGTCGAACCTCAAGCGCCGCAAGCTCAAGGTCCCCGACGCGTGGGACAAGCTGGTCGACGAGGAGGCCGAAAAGCGCATGGACCAGGACGACGTCGCCCGGGTCGCGCTGGCCAATGCGGAAACCAACGGCATCGTCTTCCTCGACGAGATCGACAAGATCGCGGTCAGCGACGTGCGCGGCGGTTCGGTCAGCCGCGAAGGCGTGCAGCGCGACCTGCTGCCGCTGATCGAGGGGACGACCGTTTCCACCAAGTACGGCCCGATGAAGACCGACCACGTGCTTTTCATCGCCAGCGGCGCGTTCCACCTTGCCAAGCCAAGCGACATGCTCCCCGAACTGCAGGGCCGCCTGCCGATCCGGGTGGAGCTGCGCGCGCTGACCGAGGAGGACTTCGTCCGCATTCTCGGCGAAACCCGCGCGAACCTGGTGGCGCAGTACAAGGCGCTATTGGGTACCGAGAAGGTTACGGTCGACATCACTCCCGACGCGATCGCCGAAGTCGCGAAGATCGCCGCGCAGGTGAACGAAAGCGTCGAGAACATCGGCGCCCGCCGCTTGCAGACGGTAATGGAGAAGCTGCTCGAGGAATTGAGCTTCGAGGCCGAGGATCACACCGGCGAGACGGTGACGGTCGATGCCGCCTACGTGCGCGAGCGGTTGTCCGATCTCGCCGGAGACAGCGACCTCAGCAAGTACATCCTCTAG
- a CDS encoding ABCB family ABC transporter ATP-binding protein/permease gives MPPDRTPTAPPDYDGWATLKRFLPYLWPKDRADLRWRIAVAMILVLLAKGVVLATPLAMKKVVDTMALQGDPLLWVALSFAIAYTAGRFLGGTFDQIRNIVFERVGQDATRHLAEDTFSRLHQLSLRFHLSRRTGEVTKTIERGTKSIDSMLYFLLFNIAPTILELIAVGVIFYTLFGLPLVLATAATVVIYIAATRWITEWRTALRKQMNDLDGTALARAVDSLLNYETVKFFGAEDRETERYGKAARAYAQAAIKSENSLGLLNIVQALIMNALMLFALGFSVWQWSKGALTVGDLVAVQTYLTQLFRPLDMLGFVYRTIRQGLIDMAAMFKLIDTEAEVIDAPGAPALVVGRPSVVFEDVVFGYEPDRTILHGLSFEVPAGGHVAIVGPSGAGKSTIARLLFRFYDPWSGRILIDGQDIREVTQASVRAAIGIVPQDSVLFNDTIGYNIAYGRGGASHEDIVRAAGGAAILPFIESLPQGFETEVGERGLKLSGGEKQRVAIARTLVKDPPILLLDEATSALDSRTEQDILSTLHKVSADRTSISIAHRLSTVADADRILVLEGGRLAESGTHGQLLRADGLYADMWARQQADGDEVAEAAE, from the coding sequence ATGCCGCCCGATCGGACCCCGACCGCGCCGCCCGATTACGACGGGTGGGCGACCCTCAAGCGGTTCCTGCCCTATCTCTGGCCGAAGGACCGGGCCGACCTGCGCTGGCGCATCGCCGTGGCGATGATCCTGGTGCTGCTGGCCAAGGGCGTCGTCCTGGCCACCCCGCTCGCCATGAAGAAGGTCGTCGACACGATGGCGCTGCAGGGCGACCCTTTGCTGTGGGTCGCGCTCAGTTTCGCCATCGCCTACACCGCGGGGCGTTTCCTGGGCGGCACGTTCGACCAGATACGCAACATCGTGTTCGAGCGGGTCGGGCAGGACGCCACCCGCCATTTGGCCGAAGACACCTTCTCCCGCCTGCACCAGCTGTCGCTGCGGTTTCACCTGTCGCGCCGCACGGGCGAGGTCACCAAGACGATCGAGCGCGGCACGAAGAGCATCGATTCGATGCTCTATTTCCTGCTCTTCAACATCGCGCCGACGATCCTCGAGCTGATCGCGGTGGGGGTCATCTTCTATACCCTGTTCGGGCTGCCACTGGTGCTGGCCACGGCCGCGACGGTTGTTATCTATATCGCGGCGACGCGCTGGATCACCGAATGGCGCACCGCGCTGCGCAAGCAGATGAACGATCTCGACGGCACGGCGCTCGCCCGCGCGGTCGATTCGCTGCTCAACTACGAGACGGTGAAGTTCTTCGGTGCGGAGGATCGCGAGACCGAGCGCTACGGCAAGGCCGCGCGCGCCTATGCCCAGGCTGCGATCAAGTCGGAGAATTCGCTGGGCCTCCTCAACATCGTGCAGGCCCTGATCATGAACGCGCTGATGCTGTTCGCGCTTGGGTTCAGCGTGTGGCAGTGGAGCAAGGGTGCGCTGACGGTCGGCGACCTCGTGGCGGTGCAGACCTATCTTACCCAGCTTTTCCGCCCGCTCGACATGCTCGGCTTCGTCTATCGCACGATCCGCCAGGGGCTGATCGACATGGCCGCTATGTTCAAGCTGATCGACACCGAAGCCGAAGTGATCGACGCCCCCGGGGCACCGGCGCTGGTGGTGGGCCGGCCTTCGGTCGTGTTCGAGGACGTGGTGTTCGGTTACGAGCCCGATCGCACGATCCTCCACGGCCTGTCGTTCGAGGTACCGGCCGGCGGCCACGTCGCCATCGTCGGGCCTTCGGGCGCGGGCAAGAGCACGATCGCGCGGCTGCTGTTCCGCTTCTACGACCCGTGGTCGGGCCGTATCCTGATCGACGGGCAGGATATCCGCGAGGTGACGCAGGCATCGGTCCGCGCGGCGATCGGTATCGTCCCGCAGGACAGCGTGCTGTTCAACGACACCATCGGCTACAACATCGCCTACGGCCGGGGCGGCGCTTCGCACGAGGATATCGTGCGCGCGGCGGGCGGCGCGGCGATACTGCCCTTCATCGAAAGCCTGCCGCAGGGCTTCGAAACCGAAGTGGGCGAGCGTGGCCTGAAGCTGTCGGGCGGCGAGAAGCAGCGCGTCGCCATCGCACGCACGCTGGTGAAGGACCCGCCGATCCTGTTGCTCGACGAGGCGACGAGCGCGCTCGATTCGCGGACCGAACAGGACATCCTGTCGACCCTGCACAAGGTCAGCGCCGACCGCACCTCGATCTCGATCGCCCACCGCCTGTCGACAGTGGCCGATGCCGACCGCATTCTCGTGCTCGAAGGCGGCCGGCTCGCCGAGAGCGGCACGCACGGCCAGCTGCTGCGGGCCGACGGTCTCTACGCCGACATGTGGGCCCGTCAGCAGGCCGACGGCGACGAGGTGGCCGAAGCGGCCGAGTAG
- a CDS encoding retropepsin-like aspartic protease has protein sequence MAPSPVIAGLLSFLLLAAPPAAASEPGPAPAPVLAASLEAVPDFADIPPEDLIDGTRDRYSRMTVPVTIGGKGPFRFMIDTGSQATVVTPRLREQLQMPSLGRATLVSIAARTEIDLVRVDGLAFGSRVFDGIHAPLLEAHHIGADGILGLDSLQDLRVLIDFRGETIAVGDGKELGGNKGYEIVVRARRKLGRLIITDADIDGVRTAVVVDTGAQGSMGNRALQRRLRVKDGIPLTSTDVTGTPITGNLGVARQVVIGRGGVKRMELNAIRINYADAPAFAALGLANKPALILGIEDLRLFDRVAIDFSDRTLLFDLPDGTERPASRIDLTGRGSRL, from the coding sequence ATGGCGCCTTCGCCCGTAATCGCCGGCCTTCTGTCTTTCCTCCTGCTTGCCGCCCCGCCCGCGGCAGCATCGGAACCCGGACCCGCCCCTGCCCCGGTGCTGGCGGCGTCACTCGAGGCCGTTCCCGACTTCGCGGACATTCCGCCCGAAGACCTGATCGACGGCACGCGCGATCGCTACAGCCGGATGACCGTGCCCGTCACGATCGGCGGCAAGGGACCGTTCCGCTTCATGATCGACACCGGATCGCAGGCGACGGTCGTCACCCCGCGGCTGCGCGAGCAGCTGCAGATGCCGTCGCTCGGCAGGGCCACCCTCGTCAGCATCGCCGCTCGCACGGAAATAGACCTCGTGCGGGTCGATGGCCTCGCCTTCGGCAGCCGCGTCTTCGACGGAATCCACGCCCCGCTGCTCGAGGCGCATCATATCGGGGCCGACGGCATCCTGGGGCTCGACAGCTTGCAGGACCTGCGCGTGCTCATCGACTTCCGCGGCGAAACAATTGCGGTGGGCGACGGCAAGGAACTGGGCGGCAACAAGGGCTACGAGATCGTGGTGCGCGCCCGGCGCAAGCTCGGCCGGCTGATCATCACCGATGCCGATATCGACGGGGTGCGGACCGCCGTGGTGGTCGATACCGGGGCGCAAGGGTCGATGGGCAACCGCGCCCTGCAGCGCCGGCTGCGTGTGAAGGACGGGATACCGCTCACCTCGACCGACGTCACCGGCACGCCGATCACCGGCAATCTCGGTGTCGCGCGGCAGGTCGTGATCGGGCGGGGCGGGGTGAAGCGCATGGAGCTGAACGCGATCCGCATCAACTATGCCGATGCGCCCGCGTTCGCCGCGCTCGGCCTGGCGAACAAGCCGGCATTGATCCTGGGCATCGAGGATCTGCGCCTGTTCGACCGGGTCGCGATCGACTTTTCCGACCGGACCCTTCTGTTCGACCTTCCCGACGGGACCGAGCGTCCCGCCAGCCGGATCGACCTGACGGGCCGCGGTTCGCGCCTCTAG